One part of the Rutidosis leptorrhynchoides isolate AG116_Rl617_1_P2 chromosome 1, CSIRO_AGI_Rlap_v1, whole genome shotgun sequence genome encodes these proteins:
- the LOC139888631 gene encoding uncharacterized protein, with product MTILCKRKQVYCLYCYLFRDQVGHQGGSDAFVSSGFNSWAKKKRLATHAGDITSFHHKALKKCEDVMKPKQSIAYVFQRQSEFDNEEYLIQLKASLDVVTFLMFNTLPFRGHDESENSIYKGLYLETLRLIANQNEVAGKVLSKAPKNRDTRWGSHHKTILGLICLFSEVVEVLEYVKEPNKCIVLSTLKKRSKYCGSGSLVNGTTSSLQKLREDGFDEILEHAYCFCDQHKLERVNMDEVYITSRNRKTNMNNCHYFEFDILNTILNRQIQEFGDRFGEVSTELLYNISALSPRDSFLMFDKKKLMNLSKMYPCDFTHTDRQKLDGELDVYYDIIRRDEKFASLNGSTDLSRLMMETGKHISYLLCLSIAKASFSFACCICNC from the exons ATGACTATATTG TGTAAAAGAAAACAAGTTTACTGTTTGTATTGTTATTTGTTTAGAGATCAAGTTGGACATCAAGGGGGAAGTGATGCATTTGTGTCTTCCGGATTTAATAGTTGGGCTAAAAAGAAGAGACTTGCTACTCATGCGGGTGATATTACTAGTTTTCATCATAAGGCACTTAAAAAATGTGAAGATGTAATGAAACCAAAACAATCTATTGCTTATGTTTTTCAAAGGCAAAGTGAATTTGACAACGAAGAATATCTAATTCAATTAAAAGCTTCACTTGATGTTGTTACATTCTTAATGTTTAACACTCTACCATTTCGTGGTCATGATGAGAGTGAAAACTCTATCTATAAGGGACTTTATTTGGAAACATTAAGGTTAATTGCGAATCAAAATGAGGTTGCTGGTAAAGTTTTATCAAAAGCACCGAAAAATC GTGATACACGGTGGGGATCTCATCACAAAACAATATTAGGTTTGATTTGTTTGTTTTCGGAAGTTGTCGAGGTGCTTGAGTATGTGAAAGAA CCTAACAAATGCATTGTCCTAAGCACTTTAAAGAAAAGATCAAAATATTGTGGAAGCGGTTCATTGGTGAATGGAACAACAAGTTCATTGCAAAAGTTAAGAGAAGATGGGTTTGATGAAATATTGGAGCATGCCTATTGCTTTTGTGATCAACATAAGCTTGAACGTGTGAATATGGATGAAGTTTATATTACATCAAGAAATCGAAAGACCAACATGAACAATTGCCATTATTTCGAATTTGATATCTTAAATACTATTTTAAATAGGCAAATTCAAGAGTTTGGTGATCGTTTTGGTGAGGTAAGCACCGAATTACTTTATAATATTTCCGCTTTGAGCCCACGTGATTCGTTTTTAATGTTTGATAAGAAAAAGTTGATGAATTTGAGTAAGATGTACCCTTGTGATTTTACTCATACGGACAGGCAAAAACTTGATGGTGAACTTGACGTATATTATGATATTATACGACGGGATGAGAAATTTGCTAGTTTGAATGGGAGTACCGACCTTTCTAGATTAATGATGGAAACTGGAAAACATATTTCATATCTTTTATGTTTATCGATTGCTAAAGCTAGCTTTAGTTTTGCTTGTTGCATCTGCAACTGTTGA